From the Spirochaetales bacterium genome, one window contains:
- a CDS encoding glycosyltransferase, whose protein sequence is MFETDSYLGIPRISIVIGYYNRRPLLEATLASINRSRFVGEVEICICDDGSDDENRLNIDGLRAITDKKLSIKLDSVSKEEKEWINPCIAYNRALDLAAGKIIILQNPECLHHGDIISYAAEHLEYNQWLSFACLAIDKESTMKVLHPEHHGKDKKLNGVWYNHRIHRPAGYHFCAAIHKDDIMKVGGFDVVYKDGLGYDDDDLLLRLKNNGINIICLDEHVPFVFHLYHENIYHTFKISPLVARNKKIFDERYKTAGKTNIQKKNTV, encoded by the coding sequence ATGTTCGAGACTGATTCATACCTGGGAATACCAAGGATCTCTATTGTCATCGGATACTATAACAGGCGTCCGTTACTGGAAGCGACGCTTGCGTCAATCAACCGGTCACGGTTTGTCGGAGAAGTGGAAATTTGTATCTGCGACGACGGTAGCGACGATGAAAACAGGCTGAATATTGATGGATTACGTGCTATTACGGATAAAAAACTGAGTATCAAACTGGATTCCGTTTCGAAAGAAGAAAAAGAATGGATCAATCCGTGCATTGCGTATAACCGTGCGCTTGACCTTGCCGCCGGAAAAATCATTATCTTACAGAATCCCGAATGCCTGCATCATGGAGATATTATTTCCTATGCGGCCGAACATCTTGAATACAATCAATGGCTGTCTTTTGCCTGTCTGGCAATAGATAAAGAAAGCACCATGAAAGTATTACACCCTGAACATCACGGGAAAGACAAAAAATTGAATGGCGTCTGGTATAATCACCGAATACACAGACCGGCAGGATATCATTTTTGCGCTGCAATACACAAGGACGATATAATGAAGGTGGGCGGGTTCGATGTTGTCTATAAAGACGGGCTCGGGTATGATGATGACGATCTGTTATTGCGTTTGAAAAACAACGGAATCAACATTATCTGTCTCGATGAACATGTTCCGTTTGTATTTCATCTTTACCATGAAAATATATATCATACGTTTAAGATTAGTCCTCTGGTGGCAAGAAATAAAAAAATATTTGATGAGAGGTATAAGACCGCCGGCAAAACGAATATTCAGAAAAAAAACACAGTATAA
- a CDS encoding radical SAM protein encodes MGKKLAIIHGIISNQLKLSEFALNNICTAKCNFCSIWKQRPKHMVETEPAIQAIRRLADLGVRFLTLTGGEPLLHPNIEQLVEECSRHSMISAVLNADARLYTEERMDALKRSRVDLACISVDHHEEEIVSRSRSIPGLLGHIQKAVDGLKKRGITTLASTLICTYNHRTLRELFQKCKDIGFDMISVNYPEFSESPVYTIGGDAINLTKLELVSALNDVMELKKEFNIINTRPSIRNILKYLQNEPPDYMCLGGYKVVFVDWNYNVYPCMFLGRSLGNLFELNREDFKYAPCNKCNMSWYRDLSIYLHGMRSLKPVILDLPFILGSKFA; translated from the coding sequence TAACTTCTGTTCTATCTGGAAACAAAGACCGAAACATATGGTCGAAACCGAACCTGCCATACAGGCGATCAGACGGCTGGCGGATCTCGGTGTCCGCTTTCTTACACTCACCGGCGGAGAACCCCTTCTTCATCCGAATATCGAACAGCTTGTCGAAGAATGCTCGCGTCACAGCATGATCTCTGCCGTATTGAATGCTGACGCGCGGTTGTACACCGAAGAGCGAATGGATGCCCTGAAACGAAGCAGGGTCGACCTTGCCTGTATATCCGTCGACCATCATGAGGAGGAGATCGTGTCCCGTTCACGTTCGATACCGGGGTTGCTCGGGCATATACAAAAAGCGGTCGACGGCCTCAAAAAGCGGGGAATTACGACGCTCGCCTCCACCCTTATCTGTACGTACAACCACAGAACCTTGCGGGAATTGTTTCAGAAATGCAAGGATATCGGTTTTGACATGATATCGGTCAATTATCCCGAATTTTCGGAATCCCCGGTGTACACCATCGGCGGGGATGCCATCAATTTGACGAAACTGGAACTCGTCTCCGCCCTCAACGATGTCATGGAATTGAAAAAGGAATTCAATATCATCAACACACGTCCGTCCATAAGGAATATTCTGAAATATTTGCAGAACGAACCACCGGATTATATGTGTCTGGGCGGATACAAGGTTGTTTTTGTCGACTGGAATTACAATGTGTATCCGTGCATGTTTCTGGGCAGATCGTTGGGCAATCTCTTCGAATTGAACCGGGAAGATTTCAAATACGCCCCCTGTAATAAATGCAACATGAGCTGGTACAGGGATTTGAGTATCTACCTCCACGGCATGAGATCCCTGAAACCGGTTATCCTCGATCTGCCGTTCATTCTGGGCTCTAAATTCGCCTGA